The DNA segment TTACCTTTGGCGGCATGCTTTTTAGCATAGTTATAGAGATATTCCCATAACTTAGGGCTCAGGATATATTTACTGTCAACCGCAGGGTCCAGAAGCTGACCAAATGTTGGTCTTTTCTCAGGGTAGAATTTATGAATATTCTTTAAAGTGAATCCCTGATGGATATTAAGGTCACGGCGGAATCCGACCAGAACAATACGCTCACGATGTTGTGGCAGGAAATTTTTACCATCAATAATTTTAGGATCATCTTTCCCTGTGATATTGGCATCAGCGACTTCATAGCCTAATTCATCAAGGGTATCCATAATGACTTTAAACGTTTTGCCTTTGTCATGGCTCTTAAGGTTTTTCACGTTTTCCAGCACAAAAATGGTTGGTTGCTTAGCCTTGATTATGCGGGCAACATCGAAAAAAAGAGTGCCCTGCGCTTCACATTCGAATCCATGTGCGCGTCCGAGAGAGTTTTTCTTACTTACACCCGCCAGACTGAATGGCTGGCAGGGAAAACCGGCCAGCAGGACGTCATGATCCGGGATGTGTTGATCGATATGGGCGTAGGCTTTCTCTTCTGAGATGCCTTCTTCTCCGCTTAGCGTGACTTCGCGGATATCCAGATTGAATGTGTGTGCGTCTTCATCGTTGTACCAGTTTGCTTTGTAGGTACGTACCGCTTCTTTATTCCATTCGCTGGTAAAAACGCATTGCCCGCCGATGGCCTCGAATCCTTTACGGATACCACCAATACCAGCAAACAGGTCAATAAAGCGGAAGTCATAGTCAGGATGATGAGCAGGTTGCTCCGGCAGCATTTTCCGTAACAGCGCTTCTTCAGCCATGGTGAGCGATTTTGGCTCACACTTGCCATTTACCCAGCGGTTAAGCGTTTCGCGGCTCCACTCATTTTTACCTATTTTTCTTAGCAGTTCTGCGACATACTTCTGGTCGTAAATTTCAAGTACCCGATCAATCAGCTTCCTGTCGCGCTCTTGTTGTTGTTTTTCTTCAGCTTCTGCTTTTTCGAGCAGTTCCTGCGCAAATAAATCGAATTCAGACATAACGCCTCCTCGGGGTTTATGGGTGAAAATATATCACTCATTTGACCCAGATGAAACGATTTATTCTGGATATTTGATCAGTATATGGATTCAACGGAGCGTACAAATTATGAGAGCTAGCCAATAGTGTTGCCAATTGTTGTGGGGGGCGTACATACAAGCTGCGCAGTGAATCTTACAGTATCGGCATACATAATTCTTCGCTAAATCATATGGTTCCTATATCACAACCGGTAATTTAGCCATCTTATCCTAAAGAAATAGCGATAAGATGGCTTATATAATCGCCGCTCTAAACCTGACGCCTCTCAAGGCTATTATAAATTGCCTCAATCTCGCCCTTCAGGTTATCACCGCAATAAACCATCGATGTATCGTATCGTTCATATCGCGCTTCACGTGTCGCACTAAACCAGTTGAATGATCCCACGCACAGCAAACCATCATCACCAATAACAATTTTACTATGAACACGATTGACCAGTTTTGTCGCAATACCAAGGGCGTTCAGTTTCTCCAGCGCCGCTTTGAGGTTCTGCTGCTTCTCTTTTCGCTTCTCAAAATCATTATGTTCAGTGTTGTAGCTTCTGTCAGTGACAATCGTGACGTTAATACCACGTGAACACGCCGCAATCATAGAATCAAGAAAACCGGTTTGCTCCAGTTTTTGCCAGGTCAGCCATGGAGAAACTATCGTGATGTGTTTACCGGTATTTTCAAACGTCTGATTCAGGAAATTATCATGCTGCTCCACACCATGGAGTGTGTAAATTTTGGTCTCGGAAGTTTTTAAATCCTTACGCTCTTTATAATCAAAAGTGAGCGCATTCTTCTCTGACTCAAAGAGATATTTTGCCAGTAATTCCCGCGGAGATGAAGCTGGCTGAATCTCAAACAGGTCCATATCGCCGAAGACCAGGAAACTGTCC comes from the Citrobacter koseri ATCC BAA-895 genome and includes:
- a CDS encoding DNA cytosine methyltransferase; protein product: MSEFDLFAQELLEKAEAEEKQQQERDRKLIDRVLEIYDQKYVAELLRKIGKNEWSRETLNRWVNGKCEPKSLTMAEEALLRKMLPEQPAHHPDYDFRFIDLFAGIGGIRKGFEAIGGQCVFTSEWNKEAVRTYKANWYNDEDAHTFNLDIREVTLSGEEGISEEKAYAHIDQHIPDHDVLLAGFPCQPFSLAGVSKKNSLGRAHGFECEAQGTLFFDVARIIKAKQPTIFVLENVKNLKSHDKGKTFKVIMDTLDELGYEVADANITGKDDPKIIDGKNFLPQHRERIVLVGFRRDLNIHQGFTLKNIHKFYPEKRPTFGQLLDPAVDSKYILSPKLWEYLYNYAKKHAAKGNGFGFGLVDPNNENSVARTLSARYHKDGSEILIDRGWDKELGEIDFSNPENQEQRPRRLTPHECARLMGFEQPGGKPFRIPVSDTQAYRQFGNSVVVPVFEAVAKLLQPYIMKAAASKATKK